From the Streptococcus halotolerans genome, the window CTTTAGGCGCTAGCTGTTAGTTTGCTCTATATTTCTCGCTCAAATCTTTTCAACTCGAGTGATGGGAAGGATTTTGGATTGTAATGTCTAGTATTGTCAGTGTAAAACATGAGCGACTTTTCCTTAGCGGTGGTTATTTATTCTTAAACAGTTTGGTGTTAGTGTATTTTTCACCATAAGCAACCATCAATTCTAAAATGGGTAAAAGGTCTCTTCCTTTATCAGTTAGTGAATATTCCACTCTAAGTGGTACTTCTGGATAGACACAACGGTTAATCAATTGATCGTGTTCCATCTCTTTGAGTTGTTTAGTGAGTGATCCTTGGGATAGCCCCCCGAGATGGCGCTGAATGTCACTAAAGCGTTTATCCTCATCTATTAGATAATCTAAAATCATCAATTTCCAGCGCCCTGTCATGATATTTTGTGTATATAACAGATGAAAAATGGGTGTCGGATTTTCTAAATCTTCTTCATGAAATCCTTTTGGACAGATTTTAGCCATAGTATACCTCAATAATTGTTAATTAATCTGATTGGTTGAAAGCTTAAAAGGAATGAATTCAACACAAAAGTGTACCTGGTCGTAAAATATTGCCGTCTTCACAACTAATCAGATCGGTGATAGACTTATTTTATCAAAAAAAGAGAAAAGAGAATAAAAAATGACTTCACAAAAACAAATGAAAATTGTCTTACAAATGGTATCAGGCTATGGGGGTGAATTTAAAACTTGGCGATTACCCGAAGCTAAGGCAGATGCCTATTCGGACATGGATCTCTATGTTGAATTAGCACAATTAGCTGAAAAAGGGAAAATCCATGCGCTTTTTATGGCTGATACACCAGCTTTAGTTAATGACTTAGAGACGAACACGCCCATGCATTCAATGGATCCCTTGATTGCAATGACGTCTGTGGCACGTGCGACGTCACATATCGGCTTAGTGGGAACTTTTTCGACAACCTTTAATGAACCTTATAATCTAGCTCGGCATTTAAAAGCCTTAGATGTTATTAGTCGCGGTCGAGTGGGGTGGAACGCTGTCACAACCTCGACCCCTCAAACAGCAGCGAATTTTGGAACCCACATTGCTAATCGTGCAGAGCGTTATGAGAGGGCTCATGAAATGATTGAAGCTGTTCAATCATTATGGGGGTCATGGGGAGAACATGCCTATAAACATGATAAGGAAACAGGGCACTTTGCAGATAGCTCACAGATAAAACCAGTTCACTATCAGGGGCAATACCTGTCAACAGTGGGACCTTTGCCAATCCCACCCTCTGAACAAGGACAGCCAGCTATTTTTCAAGCAGGACCAAGTGGTGAAGGGATAAAACTTGCAGGCCGTTTTGCTTCAGGTGTTTATGCTAATCCATTTACGATTGAAGAATCACGTGAATATCGGGAAATACTCCGCCAAAGCGCTGTTGAACACGGTCGTTCTGCCGATGATATTAACATCTTTACAGGATTTATGTTTACCATTGCCGACACACGTGAGGAGGCTTTGGCCCGTCGTCGTCAAGTGATGAACTTTGATCCTGTGGAAACAGAGCAACGTCTCGACTACTTGTCAGCTATGGTTGGTGTCAATCTCAAAAGTTTAGATGTTGAGCGTCCTCTTCCACAAGGTGTTAGAGAGATGTTGCAGGCACATTGGCAAGATCCACGTTCTCCAAGAGCAGTTGAATTGCTTAAAGAAGGCTATTCTCCAATGGATACATTAGCTATGGGCGTAATCAACTACCATCCTGTTGTTGTCGGTACAGCCAAGGATGTTGCTGATTTTCTCCAAGAATGGTTTGAATCAGGTGCAACAGACGGTTTTTCTATTGTCCCAGATTTAGCGCATGATGGGGTGAAACGTTTTGTAGAAGAGGTTGTTCCAATTTTACAGGAACGTGGTATTTTCCATAAAGATTATGAAGGAGCGACCCTTCGTGAGAATTTGGACTTGCCTTATCAATATGGTTTGAGAGAAGAAGACTAAACTACTGGAAAGATAAGAGTGTTAGCACTTTTATCTTTTTTAGTTATTGACTTTGTAAAAAATCTTTCATATAGTTGTAGTTACTAACACAAGATTATGGGAGGGACTATGCTTCAAACAATTATGTCAGCTTTGGCTGTTTTTGTTTCGACTAGTATTGATTATGTTGTCTTGCTCTTTATCATTTTTGCGAGTTTGGGACGAAAGCAATTTGTAAAGGTTTTGACTGGTCAATATATTGGTATCTCGTTGCTGGTGATTGTTAGCCTTCTAATTGCCTATCTTTTTCGTTTTATTCCAGAAGATTGGATGATAGGATTACTTGGCTTTATTCCAATAGCTTTAGGAATTCGCTATGCCTTTTATGGCGAAGCAGAAGAAGATGACGAAGCGGTTAAAACAAAGCTTGATAACGAAAGAGAGGTTTTGTTAGCTGTGACGACTTTGACAATTGCCTCTGGAGCGGATAACTTAGGTGTTTATATCCCTTATTTTGCAGGTCTTTCTTGGGATCAACTGACGATTGCTCTGTTAATATTTATTGTAGCCACTTTTCTGCTTAATTGGACAATCTACCAGGTCGCTGACAATTCTTGGATAGCTGATGCAGTTGAGAGAGTTGAAAAACGGCTGTTACCTCTGGTCTTGATTGGACTTGGACTTTATCTGTTAATAGAGAATGGAACGGTAAGTCACCTATTGAACATAGGCTAATCTCATCAGAAATCAATGTTTTCGTAATTGGTTGGCCAAAAAAAATAAAAAAATCGCATAAAAAACTTGCATCTTTTGAAAAAGAATGATATTATGATAAAGGTTTTGAAATAAAACTGACCTAAGACAGCAGGGGAGCACGACTCATAAACATCCTGCCGAGGCACAAAACGTAACGAATAAATTGTAACGTATTGTACTTTCGTGTCTAGGTTTAGGTGCGATTTTTTTGTGCCTAGCCCAAAAAATAAAAACGGAGGTAAAACTACTAATGAGTGAAGCAATTATTGCTAAAAAAGCTGAACAAGTCTCAGTTGTTGCTGAGAAAATGAAAGCTGCAGCATCTATCGTAGTTGTCGATTCACGTGGACTTACAGTTGATCAAGATACTGTACTTCGTCGTAATCTTCGTGAAAGCGATGTTGAGTTTAAAGTAATTAAAAACTCAATTTTGTCACGTGCTGCTGAAGAAGCTGGACTTTCAGAACTTAAAGAACTTTTTGTTGGACCATCTGCTGTAGCCTTTTCTAACGAAGATGTTATCGCACCAGCTAAAGTTATCAGCGAATTCGCTAAAGACGCAGAAGCTCTTGAGATTAAAGGTGGTGTTGTTGACGGTTCATTCACATCTGTGGAAGAAATCAACGCTCTTGCATCACTTCCAAACAAAGAGGGTATGCTATCTATGCTCCTTTCTGTTCTTCAAGCGCCAGTTCGCAACGTTGCATACGCTGTCAAAGCTGTTGCAGAAAAAGACGAAGACGGTGCTGCATAAGCATCTCTTCGCAACTCGTAGCCTAAGGTTACAAACATTTTATATTATATCATCTATACTTGGAGGAAATTACAATGGCATTGAACATTGAAAACATTATTGCTGAAATTAAAGAAGCTACTATTCTTGAGCTTAACGACCTTGTAAAAGCTATCGAAGAAGAATTTGGTGTAACTGCAGCTGCTCCTGTAGCTGCAGCTGCAGCAGGTGCTGCTGACGCAGGTGCTGCTAAAGATTCATTCGACGTAGAATTGACAGCTGCTGGTGACAAAAAAGTTGGCGTTATCAAAGTTGTTCGTGAAATCACAGGCGAAGGTCTTAAAGAAGCTAAAGCTATCGTTGATGGTGCACCATCAGTTATTAAAGAAGGTGCTTCAGAAGCAGAAGCTAACGAAATCAAAGAAAAACTTGAAGCAGCAGGTGCTTCAGTTACTCTTAAATAATTATTTTTATAGCTTAACAGCTTAAAAATATGATTAAACCGCTATTCTTAGGAGTAGCGGTTTTTTGTGCGTTATATGATTTTTGGCTCTTTGTCAACTGTAGTGGGTTGACTTATAGCTAACACCGAGAGAGGACCAGTTTGGTCTTCTCTTTTGTTGTATTCAAAGCAAGATAAATCCGTTTTTTTGAAGTTTTCATCTTCCTAAAGCTAAAAGCATTTCGCTTAATGACTTTAATAAGGTTGTTGGTCGCCTCTGGTTTGGCATTGGAATAAGGTAGTTTCAGAGCATTAATAATCTTCTCTTTGTCTTTTAGAAAGGTTGACAAGACGGTCTTGAAGATGGGATGGACCTGTTTGATGGTATCAGAAATGAGTTCAAAGAAGTGTTTCTCCTGCTTTTCTTGGTAATGAAAGAGAAAGCATTGGAAGAGGTCATAGTGGTGACGTAGCTCATCAGAGTAGCTCAAAAGACGTTGCACAATCTCTTGATTGGTCAAGTGCATGCGAAAAGTTGGACGATAAAACCGTTTATCGTTTAGGTTACGACTATCTTGTTGGATGAGTTTCCAGTAACGTTTCAAGGCCTTATAGTCGTAAGATTGATGCTCAAATTGGTTCATGATTTGGATACGGAAACGGTTCATGGCACGAGATAACTGTTGAACAATGTGGAACCTATCGAGAACAATCTTAGCCTTAGGAAACAGTTGCTTAGCGATGTCATAGTAGGGACTAAACATATCCATGGTGATGACTTTGACACGACTGCGCACCTTGTGAGAATACCGCATGAAATGATTTCTGATGACAGCTTGCGTCCGCCCATCAAGGATAGCGATAATCTTGTTAGCATCGAAATCTTGGGCAATAAAGCTCATCTTTCCCTTCTTGAAAGCATACTCATCCCAGGACATGTTCTCAGGTAACCAGGTTAAATCGGTCTTGCATTCAAAGCGGTTGAGTTGCCGATAGACGGTTGACACAGAGACAGACAGGTCTTCAGCGATTTTTGTCATTGCCTCACGACTCATGAGTTTGTCGGTGATTTTGTGGTTAATGATGTTGGGAATCTGGTGATTTTCTCTGACGAGAGAGGTCTTAGCGACAGCCATTTTCCCACACGCTTGACATTTGAAGCGACGCTTTTTGAGACGAATCAGTACTTTACAACCCGCCATTTCCAGATAGGGAATTTTGCATGGCTTTTGGAAGTCGTACTTTGCCATTTTATCTTGACAATCAGGGCATTGCGGGGCATTATAATCTAACTTGGCATGATATTCTCTGTGAGTGAAGAACTTGTCAAATGTCTTTTCAAAAGTGATGTTAGGATCTTTAATGTCAAGCGAATCTTTGATATCATCTAGTTGTTCCATATGAGTCTTTCTAATGAGTGGTTTGGTTGCTCTTCATTATAAGTCATATGGGACTTTTTTGCTATATTCAAAAAGACTCCATAATCTCTGAGGAGAATTTACCCACTACAGAAATTATAGAGCCTGATTTTTTTAATTGGGATTATGTTTTGGAAAAGTGGAGAATAATACTATCCCAGTCTTTTTTTTCAAATTGTAGATGGATGCCTGAGTATATTAACTCAGTTCCGGAAATTACAGCGCTATTTTTTTCAAAAATATAATCAGCATCTGGATTTAGATAGGGTATTTTGATTATATGGTGATGTTCATTGACATGGAATCTATTTCTAAAAACAGTGAGAATATATTCGGATTTGTTCTTGCTTTCAAACAACCACGCAGTCAGATTACTATTAAAGGGTGAAGAGAGCCTATAGAAATTTGAGGATGAAATCAGTTTACGGTCGTGTTTATACTGATCAATATGTTCCTTCACTAGAATAGTATCACACGTTTCTAAGTCAAGAATATCAAGTTCATATCCCATATTGGTTGAAGAAGCTAAATTTTGGCGTGTAGTAAGCGGCGTCTGCCTCTGCGTTTGATGGTTAGGAGTTACAGAAACGTGGCCAGTCATTTGATAAGGGTGAAAAAGATAACTAGCCCCATATTGGATCTCTTGTCTATCTAAGCCATCTGTGTTATCACTAGCCCATGTTTGTGGGAAATAGTAAAGCATTCCAAAATCAAATCGTCCTCCGCCACTCGAGCAGTTTTCAAATAATACATTAGGGAATTTGGACGTTAACTGATTGATTACTTTGTAAAGCCCAAGCATATACTGGTGTGAATATGCTTTAGGGTGTTGCAATGTATTGATTTGGCTAAATGGTTCGGTAATATGTCTATTCATGTCCCATTTAATATAGTCAATTTTATAATTGTGAATGAAGTTTGATAGGGTTGAAATTAGAAAGTCCTGCACTTCAATTTGTGCTAAGTCTAAAACATATTGATTCCTTCCAAGTAGTGGTTCATACCACTTAGATTTCATAATCCAGTCAGGATGCTTATTGAGCAATTGACTATCAGGAGAAACCATCTCAGGCTCGAACCAGATACCAAATTTTAATCCAAGTAAATGAGCTTTATTAATTATGTGATGTAAATCATTTGGAAACTTTCTCTTATCTATCAACCAATCACCCAGAGAGGTTTTCGAATTATTGCGTCCTAAGAACCAGCCATCGTCTAAGATAACGGCCTCGAAACCAAGCTCACATGCTTTATTAACTAGTGAATCCATTTTTTGCTCATTCACATCAAAATAGGACATTTCCCAACTGTTTATGAGAATAGGAGCAGTGCCATTCCGAAAATGTGGTGGAACAATATGATTAGTTGCAAAATCATGAAAAATTTGGGACATCCCATTAAATCCAATTGAACTATAAACTAAAACTGCTTGAGGACTGTAGAAACTCTGATTTTTTTCTAAGGTCCAAGAAAAGTGGTCAGAATTTAAACCGATTTGGAGACGTATTTGATTATATTGGTCACGTTCAACCAGCTCTGTATGGTTACCACTATAAATAAGAGTTAATGCGTGTACTTCTCCAGATGTTTCCGAATTATTTTCGCTTAAAGCTATAAACGGGACATGTTGTGGACCGCTTGCACCGCGAGATGTACCAGTTTTAAATTGGCCGTGATGAATTTTGTGCGAGTCAAGTTGAAATTCTTTTTGGTGTGAACCATGCATTGTCGTAACATTTTGGCCTTGGTAGTAACAATCAATCGATGCACTTGCTAACTGCTCAACGGATAATATAGCACTTCCGTGATTTGTAATTTTACTAGAACGAATGATAGCATTGCTATTTTCAAAAATACTGTAGTATAGATCAACTTTTACCTTAGCAATGTCATCAATCATAGAAATAATTAGGGTTCTAGCCAAGTCTTCACTGGACTCTCTAGCTTGAGGTAATTCAGGAATACGAGGTAACCCATTGATAATTTTATGGCTATGATATTTCAGCCTAATTTGATCAATAGTCATATTTCGCGTAACACGAATAGCAGGATTCTTAAAGTCACCTTGATATGACTGCGGGAATTCCATTGGAAGAAATTCTAAACTAAACTCAGGTCTATTAGCGTATGGGGATGCTGCAAAAGTTTTTTTATACATTGGTACTTGATTGTGTTTTCCATAGTCTCTTAATGCTTTTCCCCAGTAACGATGAGCTAAGTAGGTGTTATGCACAATTTCAATGATATAACTAATATCACCATTTGTAAGATGGAACAGTTGAGTTTCCTCAGAAAAAGAAATATTAAGTGTCATGAGCGAATTCCTTTCTATAGTTAGTTGGCGAGAGTCCTGTGTATTTTTTAAAAAATTTTGAAAAACTAAGCACATCAGAAAAGCCGACGTAACCTGCAACAATGTTAATAGCGTCCTGAGTTTGTAGGAGCAATTCTTTTGATTTTTTTATTTTTAGATTGATAAGATATTGTTTTGGTGAGATTCCTTGTTCTTCTTTAAATAAATTTGCAAAATAATTGGGATGAAGCCCTACAAAATTAGCAATGTCAGAAATCTGAATAGCCTCGTGGTAATGTAATTCCATATAATGAATAGCAAGTGAAGATAAGGACTGCTTTGATTGATAATCCAACATTTCAATCTCATCAACAAGTTTTCCAAGTAGATGGTACATCAGTCCGTTAATTTTTAAGAACGAACTAAACGAGTTATCTGATATTTGCAGTATCTCTCGGATAATATCTTCATATTTTGCTGCATTTTGACAGTCAAAAACAAATTGATTGCGTGCAGCAACTTGATAAATAAAATGCGATTTGATTCCTAAAAATCCAAACCAAGAGTATTGAAACGGATGTTTAAAATCTGACTGGTAGTGAAAAGCATATCCTGCTGGAATGATAAATAGTTGATTAGGAGTGACTTGGTAAGTTTTTCCCTCGATTGTAAAAGTTCCACAACCGTCTCTCACAAAATGAATGACATGATAATCTTTGCCACGTAATTCATAGCTATAACCTGGGGTACAGTGCTCAATCCCACTACTATATAGGATTAGATCAGATATGCTTTTGTTATTGAAATCTGTAAAGCGATCTGTATATTGTTTAAGGTAATGTTTCATAGTGACAGTATACAATATCTTTAAGATGAATGGTATATAATCTTAGAAATTTCCATATTTTCCTTAAATTATACTATGTTTATAAATTGTAAAAAGGGCTATTATAAGTCTATAGAAACAATAAAAAGAATAGAAAAGAAGATATGAAAAATCACTATAAGAATAAGATTCATTTAGAGCCACCGCAAGGGCTTATTAACGATCCAAATGGACTGAGTTATTTTAACGGTGAATACTATGTGTTTCATCAATGGAATCGTTTTTCATGTAATCATACCTATAAAGAATGGGGATTATTTAAGTCGAAAGACTTGCTAACTTGGGAACACAAAGGTTCTGCCATATTACCAGACAGTCAGATAGATTCACACGGTGTCTATTCGGGTTCTGCTGTTGTCGCGGAGGATAAACTTAGAATTTTCTATACAGGTAACACCAAAAGTAAGTTTGGGAGAAAATCTTATCAGTGTTTGGTGGAGAGTGAGGATGGGCAAACCTTTATTAAGAAAAGTAGTTTTGAAACTCCAAATAATTTGACAGAACATCATCGTGATCCAAAAGTATTTTACTTCAATAATACTTGGCATATGCTTATTGGAAGTCAAAATTTAAATGATAGAGGAACTATTGCTTTATACACATCGGATAACCTAGAAGAGTGGCATTATCAAGGGATTTTTTTTGAATCGCCTAAACTAGAGCAAATGTGTGAATGTCCAGATTTGATTGACTTTGGTGAACAACAAGTGTTGCTAGCCTGTCCCCAGAAGCGAAATGTTTTTGAAGATACTGCTATCTCTAGTTATTCAGGATACTACATTGGTAAAATTGTAAATCAAAGTTTTCAATCATTTACAGACTTTTCTTCAGTAGATGATGGTTTTGATTTTTATGCTCCTCAAACGTTTAGAGATCCAAAAGGACGATGTCTGATGTGGGCATGGATGAGCCGAATGTCTGAACAAGAAGAGCAAGCTTGCCCAACCAAGATGTTTGGCTATATGCACTGTTTAACAATGCCTAGAGAAGTTGTTCTAGAAAATGGTGTGCTGCTTCAAAAGCCATTAGAGGAATTTCTTAATCAAAGAAGGACGCTAGAGATAGATTATTCTAATTGGTTTATTTTTGAGCAAAAAGAGGACGTACTTTTGTTTGAAGTTGACTTTTTTGAAACAGCAACAAAGTTTCAGATGGAACTAGCAGAAGGGAATGTAACGCTCACTTATAGGAACAACCAACTTTCACTAAAAAGACAAAGTTGGCTGGATAATCAAATGCAAGCAAAATTAATCAAAATAAAAGAAATAAAAAAGTTACAAGCATTTATTGACCAATCTTCGTTAGAAATATTTATCAATAATGGAGAAAAGGTTATGTCCTTAAGGTACTTTCCTAAAACTCCAAATAAAGTCCATCAATTTAACTGTGATACCAATCACAAAGCTACACTATCAAAAATAGAAATAGGAGAAGAAAATGGATAACAAAACATTAGCAAGAGAAATACTCGACAATGTTGGAGGTATTAAGAACATAAAATCTGCTCAACATTGTGCTACTAGACTACGTATCATTACTAAGAATCAAGAATTAGTTGATGTTAAAGCCATTGAGAATCTCGACAAGGTTAAAGGAAGTTTTTATAACTCTGGACAATATCAAATTATTCTAGGAACTGGACTTGTTGACAAGGTCTATGAAGAATTTATGCCTCTAATTGGACAAGAGACAACAGCCAAGGTTGAAGATGAACTGCCTGGATCAGAAAAAATAACTTTTAGGAGAGCCATTAGAATATTTGGTGACGTTTTCGTGCCAATCATTCCAGTATTGGTGGCGACTGGTCTTTTCATGGGATTACGTGGCCTGCTCACACAAGAGGCCATACTAAGTGTGCTCGGATTAACACCAGGTGATGTTCCGGTTCAACTAATTCAATTCACTCAAATCTTAACAGATACAGCATTTGCTTTTCTACCAGCCTTAGTTGCATGGTCAACGTTTAAAATTTTTGGCGGTACACCTATTATCGGGCTAGTATTAGGTTTGATGCTTGTTCATTCTATTTTACCGAGTGCCTACGCTGTGGGGGCAGGGGAAGCGGAACCATTGATTTTCTTTGGCTTTATTAAAGTCGTCGGTTATCAAGCTTCTGTTTTGCCGGCTTTTATGACAGCTATCGCAACTGCAACTATTGAGAAATGGTTCAAAAAAGTTATTCCAGACTCACTGGATTTGATTTTACGACCGTTTCTAACCTTACTCTGTGGTTTGATTTTAGGTTTATTTATCATCGGTCCAGTCTTCCATGAAGTTGAAAATTATGTATTAGCGGCTGTTAAATTCTTATTAACCTTGCCATTTGGGCTTGGAGGTCTTATTTATGGGTCTTTTGGTCAATTGCTAGGTATTATAGGAATTCACCATATCCTTAGCCTTTTAGAAATCAATATGTTAGCAAAAGATGGCTGGAATTTGCTCAATCCTGTTGGTACGTGTGGCAATGTCGCACAAGCAGGAGCTGTTTTAGCAATTGCGGTTAAGACGGCTTCAAATAAAATGAAACAAATTGCTTATCCGTCAGCCTTATCAGCTGCTTTGGGAATTACGGAACCTGCTGTGTTTGGTGTTACTTTACGACTTGGTAAACCGTTTATCATGTCAATGATTGGAGGCGGCGTTGGTGGTTTCTTTGCTTCAATTTTCCAACTAAGGGCTACGGGATTAGGTTTGACGGGTATTCCAGGAACATTGCTATATCTCAACGGACAATTACCTCTATACATTCTGACAAACTTAATCGCATTTGCTACTGCATTTGCATTGACGTGGGTGTTTGGATACAAGAAAGACGACACATTATAAGTAATAAAGAGTGGAATTTGATAAATTATTCTGATTTATTAATAATTCCACTCTTTTATATATTCATACAAGTAAGGTATAGTCAAATGAATTGCCATTGCTAGATTGTCACTTTTGAATGATTAACAATATTTCTCATAATTGATAATAGTTGACAAAATATCACAGGGGGTTTACTATTTAATTGAATAGTTTAGGAGTTATCATTATGGAAGAAAAAATAGTAGCATACAAAAATAATTTATATCAAGTATTATCAAAATTAACAAAAGGACTCGGTAGTGAGAAGCGTTTAGAAATTTTAAATGCTTTACTGCATGGCGCTAAAACTGTAGATGCTATTGCTAAAGTGACAGGTTTGTCAGTAGCTAATACGTCAAGACACTTGCAAGTCTTAAAAGAAGGGGCGCTTGTTGTTACGACTAGAGAAGGAAATTTTATTCGTTATCGTCTAGCTTCTAAAAAAATAGCTGAGTTGCTTCTTTTGTTATGCCATGTGGGAGAAGAACAATTGACAGATATGAGAGTAATCGAAAATGACTATGACCAGGAAATCGCCGTTAGGAAAGTCGAACTGGATGAAGCGTTAGAAATGGCAAAGGATGATAAAGCTGTTTTACTAGATGTGAGACCATTTGAAGAATTTGAATCAGGTCATCTACCAAATGCAGTTAACTTACCAATGGATGAGTTTGAATCGCAAAAATATAAACTCCCGATTGAGAAAACAATTATCGTTTATTGTAGGGGGAGACTTTGTGGTTATGCCAATCTTGCTGCTAAAGACCTTCAAGAATTGGGTTATGATACTTATAGTCTTAATCGTAGTTTTTCAGACTGGAAATGGGGATAAAAATAATAAAAATGGGGGCTGAGCATGTTATCAGCCCCCTCGTTTTTTACTGAATGTAATGATTCTATAGGTTTGAAACAAAATAGTTGCTTCTTTTTTTGGGTGTGTTATGATTCAATTATTCAATAAAATGATTGAATACGTAAAACAGGAACGTGTTCAGTCAAAAAAAATTAGAAGTGGTATTCAATAATTTGGTTGAATACAGGAGGTTGATATGACTAAACAAGTAATAACAGATAATTTTGCTAAAGAAATTGAAACAGGTGTTTCTCTGGTAGATTTTGGTGCAACTTGGTGCCCACCTTGTCAAATGATGGAGCCAGTGATTGATGAACTATCTCGTGACTTTGCTGGAAAGGCAACTATTGTAAAGGTAGATGTTGATCAGTCTCCTGAACTAGCACAGATGTTTAATATTCGTTCTATTCCAACTATGATTTTCTTTAAAGATGGACAAGCAATAGATGCTACTCTTGGCGTTCAATCTAAAAAATCATTAGCAGAGAAAATTGAAGCAAGCTTATAGGAGATGATGATGTACGATGCTATTATTGTAGGGTCTGGTCCAGCAGGTTATACCGCTGCTATTTATTTAAGTAGAGCTGGTTTAAACAATAAGTTGATTTCTGGTTATTCAGAAGGCGGACAGTTAACAACGACTACTTTGGTTGAGAATTATCCTGGTTTTGAAGTTGGCGTCGATGGTAATGAGCTTGTTAAAAGCATGCGTCGGCAAGCTTCTTCTTTCGGAACTGAAATGGTTTTTGGTCAAGTCGAGAAAATAGAAGGGGAACAGTCACCGTTTAAAGTATATGTTGATAATGGAGAGGTCATTGAGACCAAGGCTGTTATTATTGCAACAGGTTCTAGTGCTAAATACTTAGGGATTGAAGGCGAAGAAGAGGCTGTTGGTAAAGGTGTCAGTGCCTGCGCAACCTGCGATGGTTTCTTTTATAAAGAGAAAGAAGTAGTAGTCGTTGGTGGTGGTGATGTGGCTATGGAAGAAGCCTTATTTCTGACACGGTTTGCTTCTAAAGTGACGATTGTGCACCGACGTGATATCTTGAGAGCATCAGATATAATGGTACAGCGAGCTAAAGGTAATGATAAGATT encodes:
- a CDS encoding alpha-galactosidase, whose amino-acid sequence is MTLNISFSEETQLFHLTNGDISYIIEIVHNTYLAHRYWGKALRDYGKHNQVPMYKKTFAASPYANRPEFSLEFLPMEFPQSYQGDFKNPAIRVTRNMTIDQIRLKYHSHKIINGLPRIPELPQARESSEDLARTLIISMIDDIAKVKVDLYYSIFENSNAIIRSSKITNHGSAILSVEQLASASIDCYYQGQNVTTMHGSHQKEFQLDSHKIHHGQFKTGTSRGASGPQHVPFIALSENNSETSGEVHALTLIYSGNHTELVERDQYNQIRLQIGLNSDHFSWTLEKNQSFYSPQAVLVYSSIGFNGMSQIFHDFATNHIVPPHFRNGTAPILINSWEMSYFDVNEQKMDSLVNKACELGFEAVILDDGWFLGRNNSKTSLGDWLIDKRKFPNDLHHIINKAHLLGLKFGIWFEPEMVSPDSQLLNKHPDWIMKSKWYEPLLGRNQYVLDLAQIEVQDFLISTLSNFIHNYKIDYIKWDMNRHITEPFSQINTLQHPKAYSHQYMLGLYKVINQLTSKFPNVLFENCSSGGGRFDFGMLYYFPQTWASDNTDGLDRQEIQYGASYLFHPYQMTGHVSVTPNHQTQRQTPLTTRQNLASSTNMGYELDILDLETCDTILVKEHIDQYKHDRKLISSSNFYRLSSPFNSNLTAWLFESKNKSEYILTVFRNRFHVNEHHHIIKIPYLNPDADYIFEKNSAVISGTELIYSGIHLQFEKKDWDSIILHFSKT
- a CDS encoding AraC family transcriptional regulator, with product MKHYLKQYTDRFTDFNNKSISDLILYSSGIEHCTPGYSYELRGKDYHVIHFVRDGCGTFTIEGKTYQVTPNQLFIIPAGYAFHYQSDFKHPFQYSWFGFLGIKSHFIYQVAARNQFVFDCQNAAKYEDIIREILQISDNSFSSFLKINGLMYHLLGKLVDEIEMLDYQSKQSLSSLAIHYMELHYHEAIQISDIANFVGLHPNYFANLFKEEQGISPKQYLINLKIKKSKELLLQTQDAINIVAGYVGFSDVLSFSKFFKKYTGLSPTNYRKEFAHDT
- a CDS encoding glycoside hydrolase family 32 protein — its product is MKNHYKNKIHLEPPQGLINDPNGLSYFNGEYYVFHQWNRFSCNHTYKEWGLFKSKDLLTWEHKGSAILPDSQIDSHGVYSGSAVVAEDKLRIFYTGNTKSKFGRKSYQCLVESEDGQTFIKKSSFETPNNLTEHHRDPKVFYFNNTWHMLIGSQNLNDRGTIALYTSDNLEEWHYQGIFFESPKLEQMCECPDLIDFGEQQVLLACPQKRNVFEDTAISSYSGYYIGKIVNQSFQSFTDFSSVDDGFDFYAPQTFRDPKGRCLMWAWMSRMSEQEEQACPTKMFGYMHCLTMPREVVLENGVLLQKPLEEFLNQRRTLEIDYSNWFIFEQKEDVLLFEVDFFETATKFQMELAEGNVTLTYRNNQLSLKRQSWLDNQMQAKLIKIKEIKKLQAFIDQSSLEIFINNGEKVMSLRYFPKTPNKVHQFNCDTNHKATLSKIEIGEENG
- a CDS encoding PTS transporter subunit EIIC; protein product: MDNKTLAREILDNVGGIKNIKSAQHCATRLRIITKNQELVDVKAIENLDKVKGSFYNSGQYQIILGTGLVDKVYEEFMPLIGQETTAKVEDELPGSEKITFRRAIRIFGDVFVPIIPVLVATGLFMGLRGLLTQEAILSVLGLTPGDVPVQLIQFTQILTDTAFAFLPALVAWSTFKIFGGTPIIGLVLGLMLVHSILPSAYAVGAGEAEPLIFFGFIKVVGYQASVLPAFMTAIATATIEKWFKKVIPDSLDLILRPFLTLLCGLILGLFIIGPVFHEVENYVLAAVKFLLTLPFGLGGLIYGSFGQLLGIIGIHHILSLLEINMLAKDGWNLLNPVGTCGNVAQAGAVLAIAVKTASNKMKQIAYPSALSAALGITEPAVFGVTLRLGKPFIMSMIGGGVGGFFASIFQLRATGLGLTGIPGTLLYLNGQLPLYILTNLIAFATAFALTWVFGYKKDDTL
- a CDS encoding ArsR/SmtB family transcription factor — encoded protein: MEEKIVAYKNNLYQVLSKLTKGLGSEKRLEILNALLHGAKTVDAIAKVTGLSVANTSRHLQVLKEGALVVTTREGNFIRYRLASKKIAELLLLLCHVGEEQLTDMRVIENDYDQEIAVRKVELDEALEMAKDDKAVLLDVRPFEEFESGHLPNAVNLPMDEFESQKYKLPIEKTIIVYCRGRLCGYANLAAKDLQELGYDTYSLNRSFSDWKWG
- the trxA gene encoding thioredoxin, whose translation is MTKQVITDNFAKEIETGVSLVDFGATWCPPCQMMEPVIDELSRDFAGKATIVKVDVDQSPELAQMFNIRSIPTMIFFKDGQAIDATLGVQSKKSLAEKIEASL